In the genome of Opitutia bacterium KCR 482, one region contains:
- a CDS encoding DUF4465 domain-containing protein, with product MKYQLTSILACGALIAASANAATISFEDVSLRGDWNYEGVDYSVYGGEDYYTWKPSSSGKVSSWQKMPESVGRFEWNFGKITSGLHFKTTSYNYNYYNAGGFLLSNSTNKSDTTYANDLCSITGGGAGGSSQYGVFFGSVADSNYVAQKQTYKGREYYSTLAGEYQLTFDDVYNVKSIDITNTAVNGKIFGSPDSASNMGYTTDDNGKITYNSVFNTEDAFIAVLVRGIDTNGELTPLDDAATFVLASYGYLCADWGTLDLSNLATDGLIGLDFQIISSFGNTYGMTSPAYFAFDNILLNVPEPATYAMFFGIIALAFAVRRRSLRK from the coding sequence CGGCGCGCTCATCGCGGCCTCAGCAAATGCGGCTACAATCTCGTTCGAAGACGTTTCTCTTCGCGGCGACTGGAACTACGAAGGCGTTGACTACTCCGTATACGGCGGGGAAGACTACTATACTTGGAAGCCCTCTTCGAGCGGCAAAGTTTCGTCGTGGCAAAAGATGCCCGAAAGCGTCGGGCGCTTCGAATGGAATTTCGGAAAAATCACGAGCGGCCTGCATTTCAAGACAACATCGTATAATTATAATTACTATAATGCGGGCGGATTCTTGCTTTCGAATTCGACAAACAAGTCCGACACAACCTACGCGAACGACCTTTGCTCGATTACGGGCGGCGGCGCGGGCGGTTCGTCGCAGTACGGCGTATTTTTCGGAAGCGTTGCGGACTCCAATTATGTTGCGCAAAAGCAGACTTACAAGGGCAGGGAATATTATTCCACGCTTGCCGGCGAATATCAGCTGACATTCGACGACGTTTACAATGTCAAGTCAATCGACATCACAAACACCGCCGTTAACGGAAAAATCTTCGGCTCGCCCGACTCCGCCAGCAACATGGGCTACACGACCGACGACAACGGGAAAATCACATACAACAGCGTGTTCAACACCGAAGACGCGTTCATTGCAGTTCTCGTTCGCGGCATAGACACAAACGGCGAGCTTACGCCGCTTGACGACGCCGCGACTTTCGTGCTCGCCTCCTACGGCTACCTCTGCGCCGATTGGGGCACGCTCGACTTGTCGAACCTCGCGACCGACGGTCTTATCGGGCTCGACTTCCAGATTATTTCTTCGTTCGGCAACACATACGGCATGACTTCGCCCGCATACTTTGCCTTCGACAATATTCTCCTGAACGTACCCGAACCCGCGACATACGCAATGTTCTTCGGAATAATCGCGCTTGCGTTCGCCGTTCGCCGCAGGTCTTTGCGCAAATAA
- a CDS encoding TonB-dependent receptor, producing MFDFIGKTAFAGAFVAFPLVLFCAEPQMLEPVEATAYRFETDALDQPVNSTVITSEQIEKSGAITVPELLQRTGNIRFMSYTGDSSNSNISMRGFGENSQMRVLVLVDGQRYNRADMSETNWLQVPLSNVESIEILKGSQSAMYGNNAIAGVVKINTKKGAPENTLEVNGMIGSYGLYNVDAAFKGSAGDYLYNLDVNRYNNDGYRENSRSWADTVNGAVGMDITDSIKLELTGNFSLSETEYASGGNWEDDPRKADLQMLYKYKGGVYAATLKTESSAGRGEVQFGANFRNRIIEEPNALIKTQKVNDQLTFTLSPRFELDKFEDWTFYTGIDSDFTKIDFDSLRFSRYGLQKPDTADVERGDIGGYIGAEYDFSEDLIFSASGRAEGSFTSVDYKKYRYVGARPPQFLPDKSYDESQWQGGFAGSFGATYKLDSENSVYARFDQIYRYPSTDEIAFYQGYDTASFPFNKDLKPEIGQNYELGYKFISGGWNVNASGYAMFLDNEIMYVKSTNLNENLAPTRRLGADVSVSYDARYFGVFAGMSAVDARFCGGIYDGKKIPLVSPFSGSAGVVAKPLERLDITARGNWSVPQVMGDDFRNVQQSVHGYFTFDLLANLTLCDYASLFGAIENVFNEKYAVFAYSNKYYFCAGRTFKIGIKIRY from the coding sequence ATGTTTGACTTTATCGGAAAAACCGCGTTTGCGGGGGCGTTTGTAGCGTTCCCGCTCGTTTTGTTTTGCGCGGAGCCGCAAATGCTCGAACCCGTCGAGGCAACGGCGTACCGCTTCGAAACCGACGCGCTCGACCAGCCCGTAAATTCGACCGTAATCACCTCCGAACAAATCGAAAAAAGCGGGGCTATTACCGTTCCCGAACTTTTACAGCGCACGGGCAATATACGCTTCATGAGCTACACGGGGGATTCGTCGAACAGCAATATTTCAATGCGCGGCTTCGGCGAAAATTCGCAAATGCGCGTGCTTGTGCTCGTGGACGGGCAGAGGTACAACCGCGCCGACATGTCGGAAACAAACTGGCTGCAAGTGCCGCTTTCCAACGTCGAAAGCATCGAGATTTTGAAAGGCTCGCAAAGCGCGATGTACGGCAACAACGCAATCGCGGGGGTCGTAAAAATCAACACGAAAAAGGGCGCGCCCGAAAACACGCTCGAAGTAAACGGCATGATTGGCTCGTACGGCTTGTACAACGTGGACGCCGCCTTCAAGGGAAGCGCGGGCGACTATCTCTACAACCTCGACGTCAACCGCTACAACAACGACGGCTACCGCGAAAATTCGCGCTCGTGGGCGGACACCGTAAACGGGGCTGTCGGAATGGACATTACGGATTCGATAAAGCTCGAACTCACGGGCAACTTTTCGCTCTCCGAAACCGAATACGCAAGCGGCGGAAATTGGGAGGACGACCCCCGCAAGGCGGACCTCCAAATGCTCTATAAATACAAGGGCGGAGTCTATGCGGCGACCCTCAAAACGGAGTCGTCGGCGGGCAGGGGGGAAGTCCAGTTCGGCGCGAATTTCAGAAACAGGATTATCGAAGAGCCGAACGCTCTCATCAAAACGCAAAAAGTCAACGACCAGCTTACTTTTACGCTTTCGCCGCGCTTCGAGCTGGACAAATTCGAAGACTGGACTTTCTATACGGGCATAGACTCCGACTTCACCAAAATCGATTTCGACTCCCTCCGCTTCTCTCGCTATGGGCTGCAAAAACCCGACACCGCCGACGTCGAACGCGGCGACATCGGCGGCTATATCGGCGCGGAGTACGATTTTTCCGAAGACCTGATTTTCTCGGCGTCGGGACGCGCCGAAGGCTCGTTCACAAGCGTCGACTACAAAAAATACCGCTATGTCGGAGCGCGTCCGCCGCAGTTCCTTCCCGATAAATCGTACGACGAAAGCCAGTGGCAGGGCGGTTTTGCGGGGTCGTTCGGCGCGACATACAAGCTCGACTCCGAAAATTCCGTCTACGCCCGTTTCGACCAAATCTACCGCTATCCCTCCACCGACGAAATCGCGTTCTATCAGGGCTACGACACGGCGTCGTTCCCGTTCAACAAAGACTTGAAGCCCGAAATTGGGCAGAACTACGAGCTTGGCTACAAATTCATTTCGGGCGGCTGGAACGTAAACGCGAGCGGCTACGCAATGTTCCTCGACAACGAAATCATGTACGTCAAATCCACAAACCTCAACGAGAACCTCGCGCCCACAAGACGGCTCGGCGCGGACGTGTCGGTCTCGTACGACGCCCGATATTTCGGCGTCTTCGCGGGAATGTCGGCGGTGGATGCGCGTTTTTGCGGGGGAATTTACGACGGCAAAAAAATCCCGCTCGTCTCGCCGTTTTCGGGTTCGGCGGGGGTCGTGGCAAAGCCGCTCGAACGGCTCGACATCACCGCCCGCGGCAACTGGTCCGTCCCGCAGGTCATGGGCGACGACTTCCGGAACGTCCAGCAAAGCGTTCACGGCTATTTTACTTTCGACCTCCTTGCAAACCTGACCCTTTGCGACTACGCCTCGCTCTTCGGGGCAATCGAAAACGTCTTCAACGAAAAATACGCGGTTTTCGCATATTCAAACAAATACTATTTCTGCGCGGGTAGAACTTTCAAAATAGGAATTAAAATAAGGTATTAA
- a CDS encoding FN3 domain-containing metallophosphoesterase family protein, giving the protein MTVKGLGKIVLIAAFAGVFPLSCFGAQAASAPADGGNKMTKADFRRIKITHGPWVHSLTDASAIVLWTTDCDAVSWVEVAPDDGSHFYERERKKFYQSPLGKKAAGTLHAVKIDGLNPDTLYNYRVFSKKVMFEQGEATYYGFTASTRVYRKDPLKFRTLGSSKKEIRFSVLNDTHERVKYIKNMLSVVPEKTDFLLLNGDMVSNIVSRDAFLSSFVDDFAAFCANGTPMFYARGNHETRGAMAKDILEYFPTDTNKTYYTFKVGPAMFVVLDSGEDKPDSDIEYFDRADFDSFRERQAEWFKQVVASKEFREAPVKILISHIPPAWGNWHGSKHFQKHFAETINGAGFSLILSGHLHKHEFYAPSNLINVPNIVNSNKEMLNVKAGERKIEVAFVNEKGEKARDTLVFDVK; this is encoded by the coding sequence ATGACTGTCAAAGGATTGGGAAAAATCGTTTTGATTGCGGCGTTTGCGGGCGTTTTCCCGCTGTCGTGCTTCGGGGCGCAGGCCGCTTCCGCGCCGGCCGACGGCGGAAACAAAATGACAAAGGCGGATTTCAGGCGCATTAAAATTACGCACGGCCCGTGGGTGCATTCGCTCACAGACGCAAGCGCAATCGTCCTGTGGACGACCGACTGCGACGCCGTCTCGTGGGTGGAAGTCGCGCCCGACGACGGCTCGCACTTTTACGAAAGGGAACGCAAAAAATTCTATCAGTCGCCGCTCGGAAAAAAGGCGGCGGGCACTTTGCACGCCGTGAAAATCGACGGTCTGAACCCCGACACCCTCTACAATTACAGGGTGTTTTCAAAAAAAGTGATGTTCGAGCAGGGCGAGGCAACGTACTACGGCTTCACCGCCTCCACGAGGGTATACCGCAAAGATCCGCTTAAATTCAGGACGCTTGGCTCGTCAAAAAAGGAAATCAGATTCTCGGTTCTGAACGACACGCACGAGCGCGTAAAATACATTAAAAACATGCTCTCCGTCGTCCCCGAAAAAACGGACTTCCTGTTGCTAAACGGCGACATGGTTTCGAACATCGTCTCGCGCGACGCCTTCCTTTCGTCGTTCGTGGACGACTTCGCCGCGTTCTGCGCAAACGGGACTCCCATGTTCTACGCCCGCGGCAACCACGAGACGCGCGGGGCGATGGCAAAGGACATTCTCGAATACTTCCCGACCGACACAAACAAGACATACTACACGTTCAAGGTTGGGCCTGCAATGTTCGTCGTTCTCGATTCGGGCGAGGACAAGCCTGACAGCGACATCGAGTATTTCGACCGCGCCGACTTCGACAGCTTCCGCGAACGCCAAGCCGAGTGGTTCAAGCAAGTTGTGGCGTCAAAAGAGTTTAGGGAAGCTCCCGTGAAGATTTTGATTTCGCACATTCCGCCCGCGTGGGGGAATTGGCACGGCTCAAAGCACTTCCAGAAGCACTTTGCCGAAACAATCAACGGCGCGGGATTCTCGCTGATTTTGAGCGGGCATCTGCACAAGCACGAATTCTACGCGCCGTCGAACTTGATTAACGTGCCGAACATCGTAAATTCGAACAAGGAAATGCTCAATGTAAAAGCGGGCGAAAGGAAAATCGAAGTGGCGTTTGTCAACGAAAAGGGCGAAAAGGCTCGCGACACTCTTGTGTTCGACGTCAAGTAA